The proteins below come from a single Thermococcus sp. genomic window:
- a CDS encoding RsmB/NOP family class I SAM-dependent RNA methyltransferase, which produces MELFYRISFQEVVADALSLVEERELSSKHALERVFRKVAGRDREKARGLAHAYVFEIEKWRAKIDFIINSVLKGSTIEDLDPYLANLLRIGTFEIHFRKVPPAIATDSIIRVVKERFDFSRAKFVNALMHSIEKFDVEKALKRLKEKDRIAWLSVRFSHPRWYVEYVIDLLGYDEAVRLLLSNNRPQRYYVRANTLKTDVDSLRDYLEENGVRTALTPVPDVLKVLEYKTPVTRLDWYKEGKFVIQDLASAYVAHVLNPEPGERVLDLAAAPGSKTFHAAALMENRGEIVAVDYSYDRLMRMKEKMKLLGIKNVRLVHADGQSFKDKAKFDRIILDAPCSSSGTYRQFPEVKWRFDEKKIKRIISVQRNMLKNAYENLREDGEMTYSTCSIRVDEDEENVLFAVERVGLELIKESFSWGDRGFLEIGDKVFRAWTHRHDCNGFFIAKMRKR; this is translated from the coding sequence ATGGAGCTGTTTTATAGGATAAGCTTTCAGGAGGTAGTTGCGGACGCTTTAAGCTTAGTTGAGGAGCGTGAGCTCTCTTCCAAGCACGCCCTCGAGAGGGTCTTCAGGAAAGTGGCAGGAAGGGACCGTGAAAAGGCGCGCGGTTTGGCCCACGCTTACGTCTTCGAGATTGAGAAGTGGCGCGCTAAAATAGACTTCATAATCAACTCGGTTTTGAAGGGCTCAACGATTGAAGATTTGGACCCCTATCTGGCGAACCTCCTTCGTATAGGGACGTTTGAGATACACTTCCGGAAGGTTCCGCCAGCGATAGCGACAGACTCTATAATCCGTGTCGTCAAGGAGCGCTTTGACTTCAGCAGGGCAAAATTTGTAAACGCTCTGATGCACTCTATAGAGAAGTTCGACGTCGAGAAAGCGTTGAAAAGGCTGAAAGAGAAGGACAGAATAGCGTGGTTGAGCGTTCGCTTCTCCCACCCGCGCTGGTATGTTGAATACGTCATAGACTTGCTCGGCTACGACGAGGCCGTTCGCTTGCTCCTCAGCAACAACAGACCCCAGCGCTACTACGTCAGGGCCAACACGCTGAAGACTGACGTTGATTCTCTCAGAGATTACCTTGAGGAGAATGGCGTTAGAACTGCTCTGACTCCGGTTCCCGACGTTTTGAAAGTCCTCGAATACAAGACTCCTGTCACGAGGCTTGACTGGTACAAAGAAGGGAAGTTCGTGATTCAGGATTTGGCTAGTGCCTACGTCGCCCACGTCTTGAATCCGGAGCCGGGCGAGAGGGTTCTTGACCTAGCGGCCGCGCCGGGGAGTAAAACCTTCCACGCCGCGGCGCTTATGGAGAACAGGGGCGAAATAGTGGCGGTTGATTATTCCTACGACCGCTTAATGAGAATGAAGGAGAAAATGAAACTTCTGGGAATCAAAAACGTCAGGCTCGTTCATGCGGACGGCCAGAGCTTCAAAGATAAAGCCAAATTCGACAGAATAATCCTTGATGCGCCGTGTTCAAGCTCCGGGACTTACAGGCAGTTTCCGGAGGTAAAGTGGCGCTTTGATGAAAAAAAGATTAAGCGCATCATAAGCGTCCAGAGGAATATGCTCAAAAACGCGTACGAGAATCTCCGCGAGGATGGCGAGATGACATACTCGACGTGCTCGATTAGAGTTGATGAAGACGAAGAAAACGTCCTCTTCGCCGTTGAACGGGTCGGGCTGGAGCTGATAAAGGAGAGCTTCAGCTGGGGGGATAGAGGCTTTCTCGAAATAGGGGATAAGGTCTTCCGTGCTTGGACCCACAGACACG